The Paenibacillus sp. 37 sequence AAAGCAAGAGTCCCTCGTCCAAGAGATCTTCGCAAGAATGATTCTGTACAATTTTGCTGAAATGGTGACCTCGCACGTCATCATCTCGCAAATGGATAAACAGCACCCGTACCAAATAAACTTTACAGTTGCTGTTCATGTGTGCAGACACTTCCTACGCTCCAAGGACAATGAACCCCCGCCCGATGTTGAAGCACTGATTCGCAAGAATATTTTGTCGATTCGACTAAAGCGACCAGGTCAGGAGAATACGCGCAAAATCCGTGGGAAATCAGTGGTTAGCTTCGTATACAGAGTAGCATAATGGATGCCATATGAACATTTTTTTAAGGGATATTTCCTCCGCTTTGTTTGCTGTACCCTTTTCGTATTTGGACAAAAAAAAGAAACGGCACAGGACTTTTCCCATATCGTTTCAGATTTCATTTTATTCTCCGTCTTGTCTTTGAGTTAAACTTAATGACATTGGATATCATCTTCTAAGATAAACAGGAGTTTTGTTCATTTTAATCTTTAAACATTTAATTAAATTTTGTTGATGTGATTTGAACTTCTAAGAAAAGGAAAAGTGAATCTCCTGTAAATGTCTTTACTAAATCATAAAATTCTTCTTTAGTAACCTCTTTTTCTCCATTTACCATAGCCTCATATAAACACCAGCGATCTTTATATAAGAGTCCTGAACTTTCATAACCATTCCGCTCATAAAACTTTTTCCTTGTTAACCTTTGCACAAAATTAATTGCACTTTCATCAATAACTTCTATATTGAGTATTATTTGGTTTTTTGAGTATTTATCTTTAATTTGAGATAGTACCAGGCTACCATAGCCTTTTGACCTAACATTACCATCTATCGCCAAATACAGAACATATGTTAAATTTTTATGGGTAATTAAATAAGTAAACCCTACAAAAATATCCTTATCGTAAATAGCAAGAAAATCTACATAATTTAGATTTGCTTTATAGAATAACAAATCCATAGGATGCCGTTCAACTTCAGGAAAAGATCCATAATATAAATCTTTTACTTTCTCGATGTCTTTTGAGTTTTTATTTATTGATTCTAATAATAGTTCCATACTATCAAATCCTTTATTTTTTTTTTACATAAAAAAACTATATTCTTTAAGTTTTAGGAATTCAGCCCTTCCATGTTCCCCATTTGTTTTAGCCAGCCACCGCCAATATTGCAACTGTAATTAAACATAATTGGATCAGTTTCTATTCACCAAGTATATCTACCATTTTTCCAAACATAAAAACTTGGATAACAACTCCGAAAATTGAGCTGATTGTAATAATAGCCCGAATCTCCTTCGGCGTGAAGCCAAATTTATGATCAGAAAATAGACTAAAACAGTTTCATATGCTGGTAAACCGAAAGCAAGTACAAATACAATGATTAAGGCAGTAAAGTAACGTGGATTAAGTGATCTTTTGAAATCGCCTATAAAGTTTGTTTGCTTTGTATTAGCAGAAAATTCTGCAATCTATTCCTTTGTTAGCGGCTCTTTTAAAATAAATATGGATGAGTTGCATACTAAAAAGGCAATACCTGCCGCAAAGAAAAAGGCATACCTATACCGTATTCTGCAATAAAGCCACCGATGGCAGGTCCGATAATAAAGCCAGTACTATTGGCGGGAGAGATATAGCCTATCGCTTTTGACCGTTTCTGAACAGATGTAATATCTGCAACATATGCAGTAACACCCGGCATAATAATGGTGGCACTATTTCCGCCTAGAATCTTTGGAAAAGTGCTTCATAAAAACGACGAACTTATTCTTAATTGGTTTCAACTGACATGATTGTCTTTCCACTCATGAAAAATTAAAACTACAATTTCTGTCTTCTCTATTCTTTAAAATGAATATGATTCTCCGTCATCAGGTACTAAAACATTCGAGGAGATTCCTTTTTCACTAATAAAGCTTTTTAATTCTTCTTTTGATAATGTCCAATGATTGACAGCTTCCATATGGACAGAAATGATTTTTGCATCTGGAGCAGCTTTATAAACTTCATAAATGTCATCTTTCCCCATAATTAGAGAACCACCTTCAGAAAGTTGAACATCCCCGCCGTTGACTACAATTACTTCTGGTTTGTGTGTTTCAATTACTTCCTGAACAGCTTCATACCAAACAGTATCTCCAGCAACATATAAAGTTTTCTCATTTGAGTGTTTGAAGACTACGCCGCACACTAGACCAGTACCCTTTAGGATTTCGCCTCTTCCATGCTCACCTTTTGTTTTAATTAATTGGATTCCTTCAAAGACTGTATTCTCTTGTAAAACCTCAACATTTTGGAAGCCTGCATTTCGAATTTCAGTCGCATCTTCTTCATTTTGGGAAAGTATTTTAATCTCTTTGGGCAGCGCTTCTTTAGCAGCATCATCCCAGTGGTCATAATGTAGATGAGTGACAATAACAGCATCAACATTATGAATGATATCGTCAATGGATATTGGTAAACTAACTAAAGGATTATTTGAGTTGTTTTGTCTTAATGAAGGGAAAGGCGGGTAAGTGCCTTTTTCTGATAACATTGGATCAATTAAAAATTTCTTTCCCGCATATTCAACGACAATTGTTGCATTACGAATTTGATGTATATTCATATATATTAACCCCCTTTATATTTTAAATTTCATCTGAACAATGTATATTCTACACTATGGACACATAACATATACATAGATTAAGTAAAGTCTTTTGGCGGTTTGACTTTATTTATGAAAGGAGTTAAATAAATGTTACATAACACATATATGCATATCTTGAAGAAACTAACTAAGAACAGTCGGATTACAATGAAAGATTTGGGTGAAAAAGTCCATTTGACTGGACCGGCTACTTCAGCTAGAGTGGCAAAATTAGAGGACAATGGGTTGAGGGGTATACCATTAAAGTGAATCAAGTAAAAATGGGGTATATTGTAACGCAATTATACATATTTATACGAAAAGCACGAATCATCAACCTTATCTGTCGTTTATAAAAAAACAAGTTCAATTCGTCATAAACAACTACAAAGTCAGTGGAGAAAATTGTTACCTTCTCGAATGCAAATTCCCAGGCAATGAAATATTAGATGAATTCTTGACAGGTTTGAGCAATTTGGTGAGCTACAAATTATCCATTGTTATTAACAAATAGTATCAATAAACATGCGACATTGTGAAGGAATACAGTTAAACAAACGGAGGCATTAATCCAAGAAAGAACGATGCCTTTTAAGTTGAAGTTACTTATTGAATGTAGTGTATTGTTTAGAGGAAATCAAAGATCGGTCACTTAAAGAAAAATCCCTTTTTAATAGACTTAGAAAAGGTTCTTATTATTCAAGAAAAGCCTTCGTTACTTCCTTAAGATAGAGTTTACATCAGTTATCCTTTCAACCTTAATTGCAACTAGTTCTTTGTGGTAATAATTTAAAAAGCTACTTATGGTCTTTTTACCTTAAAAATCATAAAGAAACCCTTAAAGGCATTGTTCCCCTCCCTATTAGCGTTAGATTTCCTCTTTAACTTTTGTACCCATTACAAAAATGTCATCTTCACTCACACCAATTCTCGGCTCCAAGGCTCATGGCATGATCTAAGAATGCCTTGAACTTGATTTCTTATTACAGACGAAATCAAGATTCGGCGTTCTTCGCGTTCTTCACGCTTTATTAATAATAACGAAAGAGACCCTTCAAGGGTCTCTTTCCATACAAATTCAAATTACTTATGATTTTTTAGTGACTTTTATTGATTTTGATATGCGAGACCATATCATAACCGGAATCACTAGCAGTGAAAGTACACCTCCAATGTATGAAAGTAAGGCGAAACTAGAATGTGCTACCACCATACCTGATAGTACTCCTCCTAATGCCCCGGCTATTCCAACAAACACATCAATCATTCCTTGTATTTTTGCGCGATCAGTTGGATTGGTCGAATCAACAATAATTGCAGTTCCACTAATTAAACCGATATTCCACCCAATACCTAACAAAGCAAGAGCAGTGATTAGTAATAACATTGAATCCGCAGGAGCTGTAGCTGCAACAATGCCTGCAAGTAATAAAATAGCTGCTGAGACCATCGACATACGTAAACGACCTATCCTGTCTACTAGAATACCTGTTATTAGAGAAGGAAAATACATTGAACCAATGTGGATACCAATGACTAATCCTACGTCATTTAGGTTATGTCCATGATGTTTCATGTGAATCGGTGTCATTGTCATAATTGCAACCATAACGATTTGAGTTAGAATCATGATTGTTGCGCCTACAACTAGTGCTCTATGATTTGTCGCAATTAAAGTTCTGTTCTCTACCATTTTGTAATGAACAGACTCTTTAATTAGACTTTTAGCTAAAAATAAAGGGTCGGGATTCAAAAAAATTAATATAACCAAGCCCGCTAAAATAAATGCCACTGAAGCTAATACAAATAATCCTGAAAGTGGGGGTAGGCCGATTACCGTTGCAAATTTTCCTGTAGCGTCTACCATATTTGGCCCAGCAACAGCACCAAAAGTTGTCGAAACCATAGAGATACTAATGGCTTTTGCTCGCTGGTTAGGATTAGCCAAGTCTGTTCCTGCATAACGTGCCTGTAGGTTAGCGGCTGTACCGAATCCGTAAATCACTAGTGAGATAAACAAAAGAAATATACTATTATGCACCGTAGCCACTATAACCCCAATAGCTCCAAATCCTCCTGTTAAAAATCCACCTGCAAGGCCA is a genomic window containing:
- a CDS encoding GNAT family N-acetyltransferase, with amino-acid sequence MELLLESINKNSKDIEKVKDLYYGSFPEVERHPMDLLFYKANLNYVDFLAIYDKDIFVGFTYLITHKNLTYVLYLAIDGNVRSKGYGSLVLSQIKDKYSKNQIILNIEVIDESAINFVQRLTRKKFYERNGYESSGLLYKDRWCLYEAMVNGEKEVTKEEFYDLVKTFTGDSLFLFLEVQITSTKFN
- a CDS encoding MBL fold metallo-hydrolase, producing MNIHQIRNATIVVEYAGKKFLIDPMLSEKGTYPPFPSLRQNNSNNPLVSLPISIDDIIHNVDAVIVTHLHYDHWDDAAKEALPKEIKILSQNEEDATEIRNAGFQNVEVLQENTVFEGIQLIKTKGEHGRGEILKGTGLVCGVVFKHSNEKTLYVAGDTVWYEAVQEVIETHKPEVIVVNGGDVQLSEGGSLIMGKDDIYEVYKAAPDAKIISVHMEAVNHWTLSKEELKSFISEKGISSNVLVPDDGESYSF
- a CDS encoding MFS transporter — encoded protein: MTNNTQSHAEHYELKKRLYKRSLFVVVLSQIFGGAGLAAGVTVGALLAQDMLGTESLAGIPSALLTLGSAVAAFIIGRFSQRYGRRIGLAGGFLTGGFGAIGVIVATVHNSIFLLFISLVIYGFGTAANLQARYAGTDLANPNQRAKAISISMVSTTFGAVAGPNMVDATGKFATVIGLPPLSGLFVLASVAFILAGLVILIFLNPDPLFLAKSLIKESVHYKMVENRTLIATNHRALVVGATIMILTQIVMVAIMTMTPIHMKHHGHNLNDVGLVIGIHIGSMYFPSLITGILVDRIGRLRMSMVSAAILLLAGIVAATAPADSMLLLITALALLGIGWNIGLISGTAIIVDSTNPTDRAKIQGMIDVFVGIAGALGGVLSGMVVAHSSFALLSYIGGVLSLLVIPVMIWSRISKSIKVTKKS